The Sporocytophaga myxococcoides genome contains a region encoding:
- a CDS encoding sensor histidine kinase, translating into MFSKPKILIVDDKQENLIALETVLRDLDVEIIRATSGNEALKQTLNHDFSLALIDIQMPEMDGYELAAILREDEKTASLPFIFISGIYTDHVNVFKGYDRGAFSFITKPFQPEILINKVKLFIGIYHHEYMLKRLNDDLERKNEELRIVNKELEAFTYSVSHDLRAPLRVINGYSQIILKEHADVVDEEVKRLLNIVGSNVKKMGDLIDNLLSFSKIGKREVNKDVVNMDLLVKSCIEEMKATHEGKKVNWIIAPLHPCFGDSHLLNQVMINFLSNAVKYSSKKEQPIVEITSDIKGEEVIYSIKDNGVGFDMKYYKKLFGVFQRLHRATEFEGTGVGLAIIQRIVMKHHGRVWAESSMDNGANFFFSVPAVNL; encoded by the coding sequence ATGTTCAGCAAGCCTAAGATATTAATAGTTGATGACAAGCAAGAGAATCTCATCGCACTAGAAACGGTCTTAAGGGATCTGGATGTTGAAATTATTAGAGCGACGAGCGGCAATGAGGCATTGAAGCAGACATTGAACCACGATTTCTCACTTGCACTCATCGATATACAGATGCCTGAAATGGATGGATATGAACTGGCTGCCATTTTAAGAGAGGATGAAAAGACGGCATCTTTGCCATTTATATTTATCTCAGGAATTTATACAGACCATGTAAACGTCTTTAAAGGCTACGACAGAGGAGCATTCAGTTTTATTACCAAACCTTTTCAACCTGAAATACTAATAAACAAGGTGAAATTGTTCATCGGGATATATCATCATGAATATATGCTGAAGCGACTGAACGATGACCTGGAAAGAAAAAATGAAGAGCTAAGAATTGTCAACAAAGAACTTGAGGCCTTTACCTATTCTGTTTCCCATGATTTGAGAGCACCCTTGAGAGTTATAAATGGTTATTCCCAGATAATTCTTAAAGAGCACGCAGATGTTGTAGATGAGGAAGTGAAAAGACTGCTCAATATTGTAGGTTCTAATGTAAAAAAGATGGGAGACTTGATAGACAATTTGTTGTCATTTTCAAAAATTGGCAAGAGAGAAGTGAATAAAGATGTTGTCAATATGGATTTACTTGTCAAGTCTTGCATCGAAGAAATGAAAGCTACACATGAAGGAAAAAAAGTAAACTGGATAATTGCTCCATTACATCCCTGTTTTGGGGACTCTCATTTGTTGAATCAGGTTATGATTAATTTTCTTTCCAATGCTGTGAAATATTCAAGTAAAAAAGAACAGCCAATCGTAGAAATAACTTCCGATATCAAAGGGGAAGAGGTGATATACTCTATAAAAGATAATGGGGTTGGGTTTGATATGAAATACTATAAGAAACTATTCGGAGTGTTTCAACGTCTTCATCGTGCTACAGAGTTCGAAGGGACAGGAGTAGGATTGGCAATAATACAGAGAATAGTTATGAAACATCACGGCCGTGTCTGGGCAGAATCAAGCATGGATAATGGCGCTAACTTCTTCTTTTCTGTTCCTGCAGTTAATTTATAA